The Chitinophaga pinensis DSM 2588 region GCCCCTGCTGTCCACATTGTAATACACCTTATCGCGGACAATTACCTGTACTCAATTTGTATTGGTCGAGAAAACCGGGTAGCTTTACGCCCGAAAATCACCGGTTAATGGTTTATCATAACCAGTATTTGTATCCCTGGCATGTGAATCGAAACATTTATCCGAACGAAAGACTAACAGATCAGCAGAAAAAACCGGTGGGATATTTTGTATTTCATAATAATAAGTGGCAACTTGTCAATCAAACGCTTACATCATTGAAAGACGTGACCGAAGGGAAAGATATTCCGGTGAACTCGATGGTGGAGCTGACGGACAATAAACAGCTGCTGCTGTCTCAGGAAGAAGGGGGACGGCTTGTTGTGGTACAACTCGTAAACAATTAGTCTATCAACAAAAAACAAGAAAATAACAAACAACTATGCAAATCGCTGAAATGTTCCAGCAGATCATGGATAACCCGATCCCGGCGTTACTGATCGTTGGAAACCTGATTATTATTGAAAGCCTGTTGTCGGTGGATAATGCGGCTGTACTGGCTACAATGGTAATGGACCTGCCTAAGGATCAACGTAACAGAGCCCTGAAATATGGTATTATCGGAGCTTACGTCTTCCGTGGTATCTGTCTGCTGTTTGCGTCTCTCCTCATTAAAGTATGGTGGCTGAAACCAATCGGTGGTCTTTATCTCCTGTACCTGACCTTTGACTATTTTAAAAAGAAAGCAGAGAAGTCCCGGGCTGAAAAAGCTGGCGTTGTAGAAGAAGAAGCGGAGGAAATTGACAAAAGCCAGAACTGGTTGTATAAATCTACTATCGGCTGGATGGGTCAGTTCTGGGCTACAGTAGCGCTGGTAGAAATTATGGACCTCGCTTTCTCTATCGATAACGTATTTGCAGCAGTTGCGTTCAGTGATAATATCGTACTGATCTGGACCGGCGTATTTATCGGTATCCTGGCGATGCGTTTTGTAGCGCAGGGTTTCGTACGTCTGATGGAAAAGTATCCTTTCCTGGAAACAGCCGCATTCCTGGTAATCGGTGTACTGGGTATCAAACTGATGCTGGCTATTTACGAACATTTCTTCCCGGAAACAGCTGCTTCCAAATTCCTGGAAAGCCATGAAGCTGACTGGGCGACTTCCATCATCACAGTGTCTATCTTCCTGATTCCTATCATCACAAGTGCACTGTTCAACTACCCTAAAAAACATAAGGTAGAAGCAAAAGCTGAATAGTATTTAACAGATACACCCAACAGCAACATATTAAAAAGGACCAGCCAATCGCTGGTCCTTTTGCTTTGGTAACAAGTGCTCACCCGTTACTTAAGCAGAAATGTAGATAGTATGTGTCAGATCATACCCCCCTGTGGTTGTGTTGGCAGTCAGCGTTGCCAGTTCATTGTCCAGTGAATCCATAATAATATTGTCCTGTGCATTCGTCATGGAATTCTGTCCATGTGCACTATATAATGAGGTCTTATAAACCGCTGTGTTGATCGTATCCGGAAAAGCAATCTGCGTGGTCAGTTTCAGTGAACTATCTACATAGATCTGCGCATGTATGTGTGTGACACGACCTGTATACCAACCCGGATAAACAGACATGAATTTTACCCGGCCGTTGCTATCGCTATATTGTAAACCTCTGCAGAATACCAGTGCGCTGTTGTCCTGTGTACCCAGATATCCTGTATTACTATAACCGGAATAGTATCCATCCTTATCACAATGCCAGATGTCCACACGTGCATTGCTAACTACATTACAACTGTCCTTTACATTGCGTACCGTGATGGTAATACTTAATGGGAGACCCGTTTTACCATCTGTAATATCTACGCGCTGAATGGAGGAACCTCTGCTTTTATACAGCGGATACGGTCCGTCAGTTTCTGTATCTGTTACGGTACAGGAACCGCCTTCTGTATCTGTGCCTGTTGTTGTATCTGTATCCGTACTGGTTGTATCATTATCTTTTCCGCACGCATTCAGTATTGGTACGATGGAAGCGAGGCCCAGTATGCCCATCCCGTTTCTGAGAAAATCTTTTCTTTCCATTGTGAGTTGGTTTAGTCAGTGATATAACTGCGTTACCCATACAAATATTTCCCTATTACGGCACATGGCCATAAGATTGAGGTAAAGGGAGTATTTGTTGCGGTAAACGCGTTACTGTTGCCTGAACTGACTAAAGAAAGCCGTCTCGTAACTGCTGCTGACAGGTATTTCGTGTCCGGCAATATGAATGGTTTTATTGCGTACCTGTTCCACCCGGTCGAGCGCGACGATAAAAGATCTGTGCACACGAATGAATGATTGTGGCGGTAGTTTTTCCAGCAAGGCTTTCATTGTCATTCTGACGATGAGTGGTGCCTGTTGATGCAGGTGTATTTTCAGGTAATCGTCCAATCCTTCAATGAAGAGTATTTCATTCAATTGTACTCTTGTGAGTCCGTAGTCGACCCTGAATACAAGCGGAGGCGTAGCCGCGGGCTGCGTATGCCGGGATTGTATAAGCTGTTGTGCTTTTTGCACGGCTTGTTGGAAGCGTTCGAATGTAAAAGGCTTCAGCAGATAATCGACGGCATTCAGATTAAATCCTTCTACCGCATATTCCGCGTGTGCGGTAGTAAAGATGACCATGGCTTCCTGCTGTAAGGAGCGATAGAAATCAGTGCCTGTAACAGAAGGCATATTGATATCAAGAAACAGCAGATCAACGGGATATTTCCCGATATGCTTTAATGCATCTGCCGGTACGTTGAACGTTTTCTGTAATTGTATACCCTCTACTTCTGAACAGAAATTTTCAATGAGTTTCAGCGCCGGTAATTCGTCGTCTATGGCGATCGCTTGTATGGTCATGATAATTGTAATGAGAGAGATACTTCAAAATAAGTTGCTTCATCTTTGATCACCAGCGTATGGCTGGCAGGATATAGCAGTTGCAGGCGTTTGCACGTGTTTTCCAGACCTATACCACCTTCTGTTTCCGGCAATTCCTTTATGGTCACCTTGTTATTAAATGCAGAAAAATGAAGTCGATTTTCCAGTATGTTCACAGTTATTTTAATGTCGGTATTTTCAGCTGCGTTGACGCCATGTTTGAATGCATTTTCAACGAACGAGATCAGTATCAACGGCGCAATCAGTTGGCCGGTAGCCTGTCCTGTTACTGTAAAGGACAGGGGAAGCTGATCGCCGAAACGCATTTTCTGTAATTCGATATAATTACGCAGATAGTCGATTTCTCTGGATAGCGGCACCAGTTGGTGCCCGGCGTCGCTGATCACATAACGCATCATTTGTGATAGTTTGACGACAGCTGTTCCTGTCTGATCTGATTTTTCAACAGCCAGCGAATAGATTGTATTCAGGATATTGAACAGAAAATGTGGATTGATCTGTGCTTTCAGATAAGATAACTCTGCATTGAGTTTTTCTTTTTCTGTTTGTCGCCATCGGTCCGTAATGCGGAGTATCAGGGAAAAAAAGAATACCGCCAGAAACAGGAATACCTGGTGTCCGATATCCAGTAAAATAGAACGGGATACCGGATGGTGATTATACTGTGGCAGGGCGCCTGGGCCCATACCAGGAGGAGGTTGAGGAGAAAAAGACCTGTCCGGAAGCGATGGATGATCGTTCCCTTGACGGCTCATTTCGTCTGCCTGTTCCATCGGAGAGTGCTGCATTTCGTGTGGATGCCTGTCAGAAGGCATCGGCATGGGATTATTGGCGGGCCACTCGTAACCTTCCCGCGGAGGACCGCCTCTGAAGTCCACCAACATATTGGGTAAGAGTACAATGATTGTGAAACAGATCAGCGAAATGAGGAAGAATGCCAGATATTTCCGACGGAAGTAATACTGTGGGATCAGGACGAAATAGTTGAAATAGAAGAACAGCAGGATGACCAGGTATACCAGGAAATCTTTCAGGGCAGGTGGGTATCTCCACAGGTCTGACAGATTGCTGGCATCCGGTGAGAATACGATTGGTAGTGCCAGAAAGATCACGCAACCGGTAATATGTATAAGCACCTGACTAACTCTTCCTTTCATAATGAGGAGATTCTGGTTATTACAAATGTAGGCAATCATTTAAATCGCCTTATTTTTGCGTCATGATAAAACGAATATTCGGGTTATGCATCCTGGTGCCTCAGCTGTTACACGCTCAATTACCGGAAAAGAACTACCCTCAGGGGTATTTCCGCAATCCGCTGAACGTGCCTATCCAACTGGCGGGTAATTATGGAGAGCTTCGTCCCAATCACTTTCACGCGGGCATTGATATTAAGACCCAGCAACAGGAAAACCTGCCCGTATATGCAGCGGCAGATGGCTATGTCAGCAGGATCGGCGTTTCTCATACAGGGTATGGCAACATCGTCTACATCACCCACCCGAACGGGTATACCACTACATATGGTCACCTGAACCGTTTTTTCCCGGCGTTGGAGCAGTATGTAAAGCAACAGCAATATGCGGCAGAGAGCTGGGCTACCGACCTGAAGATCCCTGCAGACAAGTTTCCTGTTAAAAAAGGAGAGTTCATTGCCTGGAGCGGTAATACCGGTGGTTCTGCTGGTCCGCATGTGCACTTTGAGGTCAGAGATACACATACAGAGAAGCCGCTGAACCCATTGCTGTTCGGTTTCGATATTCCCGATACGAAAGCGCCTGAAGTAACCAGGATAGCGATTTATGACATGGACAGAAGTGTCTATGACCAGACGCCACTGATACTGCCGGTAAAGAAAGTAGAAGGCGAGTATGTAACCGTCACGCCTGTAGTGAAGGTGAGGGCTGCCGTTGCGGGTATCGGCCTGAATGCGGTAGACCGTATGAGCAATGCGCCTAACAGCTACGGTATCTATGAAGTGGTGATGTTTGATAAGGATGTGCCTAACAGTGGCTTCCAGATCGATAACATTGGCTTTGACGAGTCCAGGTATATCAACGCGCATGTGGACTACAAGTTGAAAAAAGGTGGTGGTCCGTGGATGCAGCTGCTGTTCTCCGTACCAGGCAACAAGCTCGGTATCTATAAGGATGTGCAGGGAGACGGTACCATTGACCTGTCAGACGGCACCCCCCATCCGGTAAAATTGCTGGTAAAGGATGCCTATGGCAATTCTACGACTGTCAAGTTCTCTTTGCAGCAGAGCGGAGAGGCAATAGAGCCGACCAAATGTGCCAATACGATGTTTGCTGAATCCAGGAATATCTTTGAAAACAACCAGGTAGAGTTTTCACTGGATGAAGAAGCGTTATACGATAGGATCTGCTTTAATTATGCAGAGATCGCGGCAGGAGAGAAGTCTAAATCAGTTTCCTCTATTTTCAGGCTGCATACGGCATTAATACCGATACACGACTACTTTACCCTGCGTATTAAGCCTGACAGAGCGATTCCTGCGGCACTGCAAAACAAGGTAGTAATGATCCGTGAAGGGCTGGGAGAGACCATTGTGGGTACCAAGCTGGATAATGGCTGGTATACGGGGGAGTTCAGAGAATTGGGTAACTTCCACCTGGAAGTGGACACCGTGATGCCTAAAATCGCTTTACTGGGCGGTGTTAAGAATGGTGCAAACCTAGCGAAGGCAGCCAGACTGTCTTTTACCATCAGCGACAATTCTGGTATCAAAGCCTACAAGGCTGAACTGGATGGAAAATGGCTGATGTTCTCCCGTAAAGGCAATACAATCACTTATACATTTGATGAGCATTGTAAAGCCGGTAAACACAGTCTGCGTTTACTGGTGACCGACCTTGCTGGTAATACAAAAGAGCAGACCATTACTTTTACAAGATAGAAAGCACGGAGTAAAGAATGACACATTTGAAAGAAGGGGACAAAGCGCCCATATTCAAGGGCATTGACCAGGAAGGAAAGCAGGTATCCCTGACAGATCTGAAAGGAAAGAAAGTGATCCTCTATTTTTATCCGAAAGACATGACGCCGGGGTGTACAGCCCAGGCATGTAACCTGAGAGATAATTACCAGGCCTTGCTGAAAAAGGGATTTGCAGTAGTAGGCGTCAGTACGGACAGCGAGAAAAGGCATCAGAAGTTTACCGAGAAATATGAGCTGCCTTTCCCCTTACTGGCAGACGAGGACAGAATGATACATACACAGTATGGCGTGTGGGGAGAGAAGAAGTTCATGGGACGCATTTTTGACGGCACACATCGTACGACTTTCCTGATCAACGAAAAGGGTGTGATTGATAAGATTATCGTGAAGCCTGATACAAAGAATCATACAGAAGAGATCCTTGAGATCTGGCAATAAGCGAAAGCAGATAAGCTACTGGTAAAATAAAAAAGCCCTCCTGGAACCAGGAGGGCTTTTTGTATGCACTGTTTCCAGCACTATCTTTTCTGGCGTTGTTTCTTGAACAGCTGACCAGTTTTGAACTTGTTACCTTCAGGGCTACCCACACGGTCCATTGCACAACGGAAACCTACTGTGTTAGTCGCCATATCTTCCTGCATGTAGCGACGTGCACCTGGAGACAGCCAGTAAGCGCGGTCGTTCCAGCTACCACCTTTTACAACGTGAGATTTGTCGTTGATCAGGGAAGTGATACCGTAACCATATTCTACGTTAGACAGGGAGTCACCATCAAGGTAGTTGATAACATCACCTTTCTGGTAGTTCAGACGGTTAGCACTTTCTTCGTCAGTTACGTCACGCATTTTCAGGTGACCCAGGCTATCTTTTTCAGGCTCGCTTTCGCCATTCATATAGGTAGTCTGGAATTTGTTACCACGGAAGTAGTTGAAGTCATCACCGTCGATGGGGTTCAGCGGACGATAAACGTCCAGTACCCACTCGCTCACGTTACCTGACATGTTATAGATACCGAAAGTGTTCGGGAAGAATGCTATTACAGGACCAGGGATAGATGCACGGTCATTCAGACCACCTGCCATACCCATGTTATCACCGGAACCACGTTTGAAGTTCGCCAGGAACTGACCTTGCCATGCACCACGGCGGATATCTCTCAGACCGCTGTTGTTGGTACCCCAGGAATAAACCTGTTTGTTCATGATCAACTCCTCACCACGTTTACCTTCTTTCTTAGAAGGGCCAGGGTTCTGACCGATGTAACCGAGTGCCGCGTATTCCCATTCAGCTTCTGTCGGGAGGCGGTAGTTTGGTAACATTACACCATCTTCGAACTGAGCGGTACGAGGAGAACCATCTGCGTTTCTGAACTGCTCCTTGGTAGATTTTGACATTTTACCAGGGATACCTTCATAAAGACCCGCAGTATATGCTTTGGTATCGAAGGTGTTGTCGTCAGACTGGTTTTTCATATCATTCTGAGACAGCAGACCTTTATCGATCAGCATTTTTTCGTTCACACGGTTGGAACGCCATTTACAATAGTCAACGGCCTGTTTCCAGTTCACACCTACTACCGGATAATCGTTGTAGGCAGGGTGACGGAAGTAGTATTCTACGAGTGGCTCATTGTAAGCCAATTCGCTACGCCATACCAGGGTGTCCGGTAAAGCTTTGCGGTATACGTCAGGGAAGGATTCATCGTACATACGGCGTAACCAGTAGAGGTACTCGCGGTAGTGAACGTTTGCCACTTCCGTTTCATCGATGTAGAAGGAAGAAACAGTAATACGTCTAGGGATGTTATTCCAGTCAGCCATTACGTCCTGTTCAGTCGCTCCCATGGCGAAGGTACCGCCCTGCACGAAAACAAGACCCGGACCAGTCTGCTGGTCCTTATTTTTGGCCACACTGAAACCACCCATCTTAGGATCATTGTAATTCCAGCCAGTAGCAGAGGATTTCTCCTTTTTCTTGCCAAATGAACATGCGGACATTGACAGAATTATACTGGCGCCTAAGAGCATTGAGACAGAGGTTAATCTATGCATGCGATTCAGCTTTTTTATTTGATGTTATTGGTAAACGCAAATGTAGGATATTTTATTTTATAGTAAAAATAATTAATCTGTAAGCGTTCACCGGTTTGTAGAGTTTATAATATTGATAATCAGTTGATTGTATTTCTTACGACGGGCTGAACTACGTATTAAGTTAATCTTAACTGTAATCCCTGCCAATGGCTTTCTGGTGGTTGCTGGTAGTAGGTGGCGTTGGTTTTATGATTCATAGATATATGGTTACTACATACATATCACTCCATTACTTCCTTTTTTGCGATCCCCCGGGTACGTAAATATACGAATTTCCTGTTCCGGTTATCAGTCCCTTTCATTCATCTTTTATTTCATCGGCTACAGGCAGCAACTACCGCTAATAGAACGCTGCAATACGACTACTTATTATACCCAGCGGAAATACTATGTCATAAAATGTCCCGCCTGTGTATCTTCACATGTTATAAAAAGCTGAAATACAATTAGGCTGTCCCATGCAGACATTTCGTGACAACTGTCCTATTGGCTGATTTCGCCCTATAAATATATTTTATAATTATTATGTTTGCGCAAATAACCACTATGAAGCTAACCGTCTTCTTCTGTTTATTACTTGCCTGTTACCTGCCGGTAGCGGGAGCTAATGGGAGAGGTGGACCTTACGCTGCACATTCAGTGCTTTCCCAAGGGAGCTGGTATAAGCTCGGTGTAACCCGGGAAGGCATCTACAAAATAGATAAGTCTCTGCTCAACGGAATCGGTATCAGCGGGAGTCTCAGTGAAGTAAGATTATATGGTACTGGCGGACAAATGTTGCCTGAAAGCAATGCTGTCAGCAGACACGACGATTTGCCGGAGGTTGCCCTTCTGGAGCAGGAAGATGCGCTGTTTTTTTATGCGCCGGGTCCTCACAGCTGGCAATACCAGGGAGGAAATTTTACGCGGAGCACAAACCTGTATACTGATACTGCCTGGTATTTTGTAACTGTAGTAAGCGGTCGGGGAAAAAGAGTAGCCCGGGATATGAGTACACCTGCTGCCACTGTTACCGTCAACAGCTATGATTACCGTGTATGGCATGAGAGCGATAGCATCAATTTCCTGAGCAGTGGTAAACAATGGTGGGGTACTAATTTCAGTAGCGTAAAGCCTTCTTTGGGTCTTTCATTTCCAATGGAACAGGCGCCTACCTCACTGAAAGTAGGGCTAAGGGTAGCTGCCAGAGGGACCAGTACCAGCAGATTTTCCTTGAAGATTGGGAATAGTGTCGTCGGTACGCTTAATTTATCGCCTGTAAGTGGCAATATATTTGAATCCTTTGCAGCGGTGGCCTCAGGCTATTATACCGCTGGTTATACAGGTGATATATTACCTGTTGAACTTACATTCACACCTGGTGGTGGCGGTGCGCAGGGATGGCTGGATTATGTGAGTGTACAGGCACGTTATCCCTTGAAAAAAGGAGGGTTGGATCAGCTGTTTTTCCGCGATGCAATATCTGTCGCTCCGGGGCAGACAGCACAGTATCGCATCAGAGAGGCGAATAGCGCGACAGTCGTACTGGATGTGACAACACCATTATCACCGGTACGGCTCAATACACAGCTGACAGGTACGATGCTCACGTTTTCAAGAGATTGCAGCACATTGCATGAATATGTGGCATTTGACGGAAAACAGGACCTGCCGCTTATTAAGGGCGGAGTAGTACCTAATCAGGACTTACACGACATCAATGGCACAAATATGCTGATAGTGACCACTCCGTCTTTGCGAACAGCAGCCTCCAAACTGGCTGCCTGGCATGGTACACATGATGGGCTGAACGTGAGAGTGGTAACGGTGAATGAGATCTATAACGAATTTGCTTCCGGTACGCCGGATCCTACGGCAATCAGGGACTTTGTGAAGATGTGTCATGACCGTGGAGGACTGCAATACCTGTTATTATTCGGAGATGCCTCCTACGACTATAAAAACAGGATAGCAGGTAATACGAACATGATACCTACCTGGCAAAGCACCATCTCTACAGATCCTGTATATGCCTATCCTTCAGATGACTTCTTTGGTTTTCTGGATGATGCAGATGATATCAATGATAACGGCAGAGTAAATCTGCTGGATGTAGCAATAGGCAGATTGCCGGTACAACAGCCTTCACAGGCAGAAGTTGTGGTGAATAAGATCATTGGATATAATGTGCCGGCTAACTATGGTCGCTGGCAGCAACATATCACTATTGTGGCAGATGACGGTGATGATAACCTGCATCTGCAGGACGCAGAAAGTATGAGCCAGATAGTGAGTACGCAATGGCCGGCAGGCAATATCAAAAAGATATACCTGGATGCCTATCCGAAAATAGCAGATCCAGGCGGTAGCCGATATCCGGCAGTCAATACTGCTATTGCAGAAGATCTTTTTGACGGAACGCTGATATGGAACTATACGGGCCATGGTAGCTATTCCCGGCTGGCAGAAGAGGTCATATTGGAAGAAAGTTCTTTGGATACCTGGAAAAATGGTGGCAGACTGCCGTTGTTTATCACTGCAACGTGCGATTTTGCACCTTTTGATAACCCGGCCTATGTTTCCCTGGGAGAAAAGTTGTTGCTGAAGGAGCAGGGTGGCGGTATCGCCTTGATGACCACTACAAGAACAGTATTCTCTGCTTCCAACAAGGTAATGAATGCTAACTATCTGGAAAGGCTGCTGACACCCCATGAAGATGGTCGTATGCCAACATTGGGAGAAGCGGCTATGCTGGCGAAGAATAAAACATCTGCTACGCTCATTGACATTCCTAACAACCGGAAGTTTCAGTTGCTGGGGGATCCTGCGCTGACGCTGGCTTTTCCGCAGTATCACGTGGTGACTGATTCTATCAATGGGAAAGCTGTTGGTGATATTCCTGATACGCTGAAAGCTATGGGTAAATATACGGTGAAAGGTCACCTGGAAGATGAACAGGGCATACGGCAGGATAGTTACAAGGGTACCTTGTATACCACTGTGTATGATAAACCTGCTTTGCAGTATACATTGGGCAATGATGCAGGTAGCACCAAAGCAGCTTATTACCAGCGTCAGAATATCCTTTATCGTGGCCAGCAGAGCGTTCAGAATGGGTGGTTCTCCTGCACATTTGTAGTGCCGGCAGATATCGATTACCAGTCAGGCGCTGGTGCATTGAGTTTCTATGCGGCTAACAGTATTATGGCGGCAGGTGGCGTCTACACCGGTGTGCAGATAGGCGGTACGGCTGATGGTATTGAACAAGATCAGTCGGGACCTGTTATTAAAGCATATCTGGACAATGAGTATTTCCGCAATGGAGGGCTGACTGCTGAGAATCCGGTACTGTTGTTGCATCTGAAGGATGATCAGGGCATCAATACTTCCGGTTATGGAATAGGGCATGATCTGATCGCGACACTGGACAATGATGAAGGGCAGTATTACATACTGAATAACTTCTTCGAAGCCACAACAGACAGCTACCAGGAAGGCCATGTGCGGTTCCCGTTGTACAATCTTACAGAAGGTCCGCATACAATGTCCATCAGGGCCTGGGATACGCATAATAACTCAGGTAAGGCCACATTGCAGTTCCGGGTGATAAAGTCATCCGGGATGACGGTAGGAAAAGCCAGCTGTTATCCTAATCCGTTTCACGACCAGACACAGTTCACGTTTGAGCATAATCAACAGAACCAGGTACTGGATGTAATCGTGCGGATCTATACGATAACAGGGCAACAAATAAAAACTATGCGTCATACAATAAATGATGGTGGTAGCCGTTATGTAGGGGCATCCTGGGATGGAACCAACGATTCCAAAGCAAGGGTGCCGCCTGGAATGTATATATATAGTATTTTGGTAACAGCGAATGGTAAAACATCGATTTTAGGCGGAAAAGTATCTGTATTTTAACCTATGCATCAAAATGCAAAAACTAAATTCGCACGTCCCTTACCAGGCCCCTGTTATTGAACATATTGAATTTCGTACTATTTTTACAACTCGTTCTAAACACTATTGCATGTATAATTGCATGATCAGAAAGGTGACTATCAACCTTGTCTTTATTTGTTGCATCCTATTTTCTCTGTCAACGAGTGCTCAGATTGGATCTGGTCAGCTCGATGGTCGAACAAACACTATTAATACAGCCGTACCTTTCCTGCGTATTTCCCCAGATGCAAGGGCTGGCGCAATGGGTGATGCAGGTATTGCCACATCTCCGGATGCGAATTCCATGTACTGGAACCTTTCCAAGGTGGCTTTTGCAAAATCCCGCTCCAATATCTCTGTTACCTACACCCCATGGTTAAAGGAACTGGTGAATGACGTATTTCTGGCTAACCTGTCTGGTTATTACCAGCTGGATGAAATGCAGACCGTCTCCGCTTCATTACGTTATTTCTCATTAGGTACTATCAACTTTACTGATATTACCGGTATGCCAACATATGATTATCGTCCACGTGAATTTGCTTTTGATGCAGGTTATGCACGTAAGTTATCTGATAACTTCTCTGTAGCCCTGGCCGGACGTTATATCTACTCCAATCTTGCCAGCGGCGATATCAATGGCCGTGTGA contains the following coding sequences:
- the porU gene encoding type IX secretion system sortase PorU, which translates into the protein MKLTVFFCLLLACYLPVAGANGRGGPYAAHSVLSQGSWYKLGVTREGIYKIDKSLLNGIGISGSLSEVRLYGTGGQMLPESNAVSRHDDLPEVALLEQEDALFFYAPGPHSWQYQGGNFTRSTNLYTDTAWYFVTVVSGRGKRVARDMSTPAATVTVNSYDYRVWHESDSINFLSSGKQWWGTNFSSVKPSLGLSFPMEQAPTSLKVGLRVAARGTSTSRFSLKIGNSVVGTLNLSPVSGNIFESFAAVASGYYTAGYTGDILPVELTFTPGGGGAQGWLDYVSVQARYPLKKGGLDQLFFRDAISVAPGQTAQYRIREANSATVVLDVTTPLSPVRLNTQLTGTMLTFSRDCSTLHEYVAFDGKQDLPLIKGGVVPNQDLHDINGTNMLIVTTPSLRTAASKLAAWHGTHDGLNVRVVTVNEIYNEFASGTPDPTAIRDFVKMCHDRGGLQYLLLFGDASYDYKNRIAGNTNMIPTWQSTISTDPVYAYPSDDFFGFLDDADDINDNGRVNLLDVAIGRLPVQQPSQAEVVVNKIIGYNVPANYGRWQQHITIVADDGDDNLHLQDAESMSQIVSTQWPAGNIKKIYLDAYPKIADPGGSRYPAVNTAIAEDLFDGTLIWNYTGHGSYSRLAEEVILEESSLDTWKNGGRLPLFITATCDFAPFDNPAYVSLGEKLLLKEQGGGIALMTTTRTVFSASNKVMNANYLERLLTPHEDGRMPTLGEAAMLAKNKTSATLIDIPNNRKFQLLGDPALTLAFPQYHVVTDSINGKAVGDIPDTLKAMGKYTVKGHLEDEQGIRQDSYKGTLYTTVYDKPALQYTLGNDAGSTKAAYYQRQNILYRGQQSVQNGWFSCTFVVPADIDYQSGAGALSFYAANSIMAAGGVYTGVQIGGTADGIEQDQSGPVIKAYLDNEYFRNGGLTAENPVLLLHLKDDQGINTSGYGIGHDLIATLDNDEGQYYILNNFFEATTDSYQEGHVRFPLYNLTEGPHTMSIRAWDTHNNSGKATLQFRVIKSSGMTVGKASCYPNPFHDQTQFTFEHNQQNQVLDVIVRIYTITGQQIKTMRHTINDGGSRYVGASWDGTNDSKARVPPGMYIYSILVTANGKTSILGGKVSVF